The genomic interval CCAGGATGTTAGGGCAAAAATTTTCCTCACAATGTATTCCTCCTGCCTACCTGGAGGCATATCAACGAGGACGAATATGGAGCGTAGCAGACATCCACTCATCTGAGTTAGCTGAGTGTTTCCAGGAAATGCTGCAACAGTTTCGGGTTCACAGCCTGATGACGACTGCCGTTGTCAGTATGGATGATGCTCTGAAGCCCCAAAACCGTACCCTTTGGGGTTTACTAGTGGTTCATCATTGTCGCGGTCCCCGACAGTGGACTAAAGACGAAAAACAACTGATGCAGGCAGTTGCCAACCTGGTCGCCACAGCTCTGGAACAAGCCCAGCTCCTACAACACCTGCAACTTCACACCCAAGAATTAGAAAATCGAGAATGCGAACAACGGCTGAGTGCTGAACATTTCCGCTCATTTCTGGAAAAATCTACGGATGTCTTTGTTGAGTACGACACTCAACTTCGCTACCTGTCGATTAATCCGGCTGGCTGCGCTTTTTTGGGTTTGCCCTCTAACCAGGTGATTGGCAAAACTAATCGAGAATTGCTGGGTTCCACTGGCGAGAATCTGGAAACATTAATTCAGCACGCATTTGATACGGGCACAAAAGTTTTTGTTGACCATGAGTTTCACCTGCCGACTGGAGTCAGAGTTTTTGAAATCGTCTACGCACCTGTTGCCAATTCCACTGGTACTGTGCAGCGGGTGATTGGGATTGCCCGCGACGTTACCGAACTGAAACAGCACTGGCAACGTCTCGAAACCCAAAATCATCAGTTGACTGAAACAACTCGCCTAAAAGAAGAGTTTGTCGCAACAACCAGCCATGAACTACGCACTCCCCTAACAGCAATTTTAGGCTTCTCCAATGTTCTGCTCCAGGAATTTTTTGGCAAGCTGAACCCAAAGCAAAAGGACTATCTGGAACGAATTCATACCAGTGGTCAACATTTGCTTGATTTGATCAACGATATTTTAGATTTGTCCCGTCTGGAAGCCGATCGCCTGGAGCTAGACCTGCAAACCATCTTTGTTCCTGACGTTTGCGAAGGAGTCATTAGCCTGATTCAGGAACGGACGCTCAACCAGGGATTATGCCTGGAAGTTGATCTTGATCCCCAGGTTGATTGGATCGTTGCCGATCCCAGACGCTTAAAACAAATGTTGCTAAACCTCCTGACCAATGCCGTTAAATTCACCCAGGAGGGAACCATCGGACTCAAGGTTTACCGTCAAACAAATCCAACCCATCTCGGTAGGTCCAGCGATTCTTCCCCTCTTCCCAACAAGCAACCCGGTTTCTTCCCCAGGGATACCGTTCACTTCCAGATCTGGGATACCGGAATCGGCATTAATGAAACCGATCAAAAACGGCTCTTCGCCCCCTTCGCCCAAATTGATAGCTCTCTTTCTCGAAAATACCAGGGAACCGGACTCGGACTGGTGATTACGCGCAAGCTTGCAGAACTTCATGGGGGCACCGTCTCCCTGGAATCCAGCCCCAATCAAGGCGCACGATTTACCATTTCGCTACCCTTGCAGAAAGGCGGCTAAGAACCCATTCCCTACCGTCCATCCTCCACTCATCATTCATCACTCATCACCTATCACTCACACCGTTCTCCCCTGCCATGCTCCTCCCCCTCTTCCGTTGCTGGAATCTTTTGTCCTTGCTTCTGGTTTCTCTTTTGCTGTGGCTCAGTTTCAATGGCATGGCACTGGGTGTAACCCTGGAGTCACTGGGTTCCGCTAGTAATTCTGAACCGCTGACTGAACAGATTGTGCCCAATCGGTATGGGCTTGATCCCAGCAACATTCCATCCGAAAAGGTCAGTCAATTTGTCCATGCCTGTTTGCAGGTAGTCGCGCTAATTGAGCGGCGAGAAGGAGAGTTGCAGGGAGCCGAAACCGAGTCGGAATCGCTCCGGATTGAGCAGGAAATTGAAGCAGAGGCTCTGGCGATTATTGAAATGGCTGGACTGACACGGCAGGAATATTTGCAGCTGTTAGGTTTGGCAAATACCGATCCGGAGTTTGGAGAGCGGATTGCCGTTCAGCTTCAAGAAGCGACCAGTTAAGGAGAACGGGAAGGATTCTAAGTTCTAAGTTCTAAGTTCTAAGTTCTAAGTTTTGAGTTTTAAGTTGGGGAGTAGGGAGTAGGGAGTGGGGAGGTAGGGAAGGTGAGGGGGTGAGGAGGGGCGGGGGTGAAGACAAACCAATGACAAATGACGGAATTCAAACTCCTTATCCTTTATCTTTTATCCTTTCTCTGACCCCTGACCCCCGACACCTACCACCTACCACCTACCACCTACCACCTACCACCTACCACCTATTACCTGAGGATTTTTAGAGTTAGCCTTGCAGAATATGGAATGAGTGATTAAATGAAAAAAATAGGGGAGACAATTACAGCAGAAGCCAGGGGTTAGAAGTCAGGAGACGGAAGTGAAAAGGTCTATAAAAGGGCTTTTAGCCTTGGATGTATACCTTATTTAGCAGTAAATTGCTGTAAAGGTTTTACCGATCGGGGATGAAATGTCTAGCGTAGATTTTTAGGAACAGGTTTTGAATGATGCTGATAGTAATGAATTGAGAGAGTTGGATGACGAGTAGTATTGAGACGGTCTCCCAAACAGAGTTAGCTCAACGACGACAAAGGCTCCGCTATCGTCGTCGAGTGCGATCGCTGCAAACCGTATGGAGGGTACTGGCGGTTAGTGGCCTGGCGGCTGGGCTGGTGTGGGTTGCAACCTTACCTGCCTGGGTCATTCGGCGTCCAGACCAGGTCATTATTGAGGGAAATC from Kovacikia minuta CCNUW1 carries:
- a CDS encoding sensor histidine kinase codes for the protein MRRLTLPDQATLRLAQSDFLLLFQALHRSIGGGSEWESVIFWGYDRALCKDLQHVWQQSLAQYSTPTSPLEARFPETIIPGQPESLASQRNENPNGTHRSTSGLSPNFIFADPETISTLEDGISPFRISNDVGQTEAVCRQLHAKVAHLPEPLSEERMIYADGSPANLLVLAASLQIWIQVKPVNRETPTKIADSTPPPNSPIDSSAPPDDRPWQAVLSCNPEEIARLLRIPAIAVLLPSETRVTRQKKGSLTILRQFWATLLQLPPSSLEDQFSAATITPPVPSLSIDFFLRQAPIGILQLGLDGGISKANLAFCQLIGYTETELRHLDNQSISFPQDFVAEVRLIQQLVDGGCSQQTLRKRYLCQDGSLLWAEVKLSLVGEAETGERSVFAFVTDLSAQILAEQEILQSREREAVINDISTQIRTKLDFQTILQIAVERLRLALDSDRVIAYQLFPDYSGICLAEDIAPTYPRMLGQKFSSQCIPPAYLEAYQRGRIWSVADIHSSELAECFQEMLQQFRVHSLMTTAVVSMDDALKPQNRTLWGLLVVHHCRGPRQWTKDEKQLMQAVANLVATALEQAQLLQHLQLHTQELENRECEQRLSAEHFRSFLEKSTDVFVEYDTQLRYLSINPAGCAFLGLPSNQVIGKTNRELLGSTGENLETLIQHAFDTGTKVFVDHEFHLPTGVRVFEIVYAPVANSTGTVQRVIGIARDVTELKQHWQRLETQNHQLTETTRLKEEFVATTSHELRTPLTAILGFSNVLLQEFFGKLNPKQKDYLERIHTSGQHLLDLINDILDLSRLEADRLELDLQTIFVPDVCEGVISLIQERTLNQGLCLEVDLDPQVDWIVADPRRLKQMLLNLLTNAVKFTQEGTIGLKVYRQTNPTHLGRSSDSSPLPNKQPGFFPRDTVHFQIWDTGIGINETDQKRLFAPFAQIDSSLSRKYQGTGLGLVITRKLAELHGGTVSLESSPNQGARFTISLPLQKGG
- a CDS encoding DUF4168 domain-containing protein; the encoded protein is MLLPLFRCWNLLSLLLVSLLLWLSFNGMALGVTLESLGSASNSEPLTEQIVPNRYGLDPSNIPSEKVSQFVHACLQVVALIERREGELQGAETESESLRIEQEIEAEALAIIEMAGLTRQEYLQLLGLANTDPEFGERIAVQLQEATS